In Papaver somniferum cultivar HN1 chromosome 1, ASM357369v1, whole genome shotgun sequence, a genomic segment contains:
- the LOC113301853 gene encoding ribonuclease E/G-like protein, chloroplastic, with the protein MEVCEARARSFLLGSSRGFRSSLLAYERALLPYIFQPVPLRSAFKINVQLGVHNFLLKSSPTVSARKDISSQEFCEVLWTVEADLADGQILYVTGDPITLGCWEPVMAIRMLPSSERPNLWKTEVKVPCGANFKYNYFIRGDKWPSSDVTWRPGPEFSVSIPLPSKQHNRKVVVRDLWMEVQIGKIQVLSWGSWIEETNLTADQVIPSPNEGKHRNLRSQKIVRDSSLSPIEFVEDEPYSLGRNDLNILSNNIIASGGSLFERDQPVEEPWLLQSALSFKDEIDSSSKRQSNEEVLKQRELPNKSYQGTEIPEDASKLTSFEDSVSTVILINSSICTMQRIAVMEEGKLVELLLEPVKNNVHCDSVYLGVVTRLVPHMGGAFVNIGISRPSLMDIKQNREPFIFPPFRRKGKEKEVNGAVIHKHKQHSDIFSSSSHGVEVTDDIEGIEFKDDPDQFSHEDFEEHEADDEFDANVNGSIVDYDDADGDADFEDDFDGNGPGPEGESENINGVLPVLRGSHASQHSEHTLHDIKDSGGAHHTVDKWNRVRKGTKVIVQVVKEGLGTKGPALTAYPNLRSRFWILITRCERIGVSKKVSGVERTRLRVIAKTLQPPGFGLTVRTVAAGHSLEELQKDLEGLLSTWKDIMEHAKSAALAADEGVEGAVPVILHRAMGQTLSVAQDYFNEKVDNMVVDSPRTYHEVTSYLQDIAPDLCDRVELYNKRIPIFDEYGIEEEIDNMLSKRVPLVTGGSLVIEQTEALVSIDVNGGHGMLGQESSQERAILDVNLAAAKQIARELRLRDIGGIIVVDFIDMVDDSNKRMVYEEIKKAVDRDRSIVKVSELSRHGLMEITRKRVRPSVTFMISEPCICCHGTGRVEALETSFSKIEHEICRLLASSNVKGNLENPKSWPRFVLMVDRYMCNYLTSGKRTRLALLSSSLKVWLLLKVARGFTRGSFEVKPFVEEKENTNQNRAAAISRLRPTEAGTKVTLFPVKKWKSSRK; encoded by the exons ATGGAGGTCTGCGAAGCTCGAGCTAGGTCTTTCCTGCTGGGCTCAAGCAGGGGATTTCGTTCTTCTTTACTCGCCTATGAAAGGGCCCTGTTACC GTATATATTTCAACCGGTACCATTACGGAGTGCATTTAAGATCAATGTTCAACTTggtgttcataattttcttctgaAATCATCTCCAACAGTATCTGCAAGGAAAG ATATATCCTCGCAAGAGTTTTGCGAGGTGCTTTGGACTGTAGAAGCTGATTTAGCAGATGGCCAGATTTTGTACGTCACTGGGGATCCTATTACTTTAGGCTGCTGGGAACCTGTGATGGCTATTCGGATGTTACCGTCTTCCGAGCGCCCCAACTTGTGGAAGACAGAAGTGAAG GTACCATGTGGGGCTAATTTCAAATATAATTATTTCATAAGAGGAGATAAATGGCCTTCCTCTGATGTAACTTGGAGACCAGGACCTGAATTTTCTGTTTCCATACCTCTACCAAGCAAGCAGCATAACAGGAAAGTTGTGGTGCGGGACTTGTGGATGGAAGTTCAAATTGGAAAGATTCAAGTTCTTTCATGGGGATCATGGATAGAAGAGACGAATCTTACTGCAGATCAAGTTATACCTAGTCCAAATGAAG GTAAGCATCGGAATTTAAGGAGTCAGAAAATAGTTAGAGACTCATCATTATCACCTATTGAATTTGTTGAGGACGAGCCTTACTCTCTCGGGAGGAATGATTTAAATATTCTTAGTAATAACATTATAGCTTCCGGAGGATCTTTGTTTGAAAGAGATCAGCCTGTTGAGGAACCCTGGCTTCTCCAGTCTGCACTTAGCTTTAAAGATGAGATAGACTCTTCTTCTAAAAGACAGTCCAATGAAGAAGTTTTAAAGCAGCGGGAGCTTCCTAATAAGAGTTACCAGGGTACAGAAATTCCCGAGGATGCGAGTAAATTAACTAGTTTTGAGGATTCTGTTTCCACTGTTATACTGATTAACTCGTCCATATGTACCATGCAAAGAATAGCTGTCATGGAAGAAGGAAAGTTGGTTGAGTTATTGCTGGAACCTGTTAAGAATAATGTTCATTGCGATAGTGTGTATCTTGGCGTAGTCACAAGACTTGTTCCCCATATGGGTGGCGCATTTGTAAATATTGGAATTTCTAGACCATCTCTTATGGATATCAAACAGAATAGGGAACCGTTCATATTTCCTCCATTTCGCCGTAAAGGTAAGGAAAAAGAAGTTAATGGTGCTGTAATCCACAAGCATAAGCAGCATTCAGATATCTTCAGTAGTAGCTCACATGGTGTTGAAGTCACTGATGATATAGAAGGTATAGAGTTTAAGGATGATCCAGATCAATTTAGtcatgaagattttgaggaacaTGAAGCTGACGATGAATTTGATGCCAATGTCAATGGTAGTATAGTTGATTATGATGATGCTGATGGTGATGCTGATTTTGAGGACGACTTCGATGGAAATGGTCCCGGTCCAGAAGGCGAAAGCGAAAATATTAACGGAGTTCTTCCTGTACTCAGAGGCTCCCATGCTTCTCAGCATTCAGAGCATACGCTCCATGATATAAAAGATTCTGGAGGTGCACACCATACTGTGGACAAATGGAACCGTGTTCGTAAAGGAACTAAAGTGATTGTGCAAGTTGTAAAAGAAGGGTTAGGAACAAAGGGTCCAGCTCTTACTGCTTATCCAAATTTAAGGAGCAGATTCTGG ATATTGATTACTCGGTGTGAAAGAATTGGTGTCTCAAAGAAAGTTTCAGGAGTTGAGCGTACACGATTAAGAGTCATTGCAAAGACTTTACAACCTCCAGGTTTTGGTCTTACAGTAAGAACCGTTGCTGCTGGTCATTCGTTGGAGGAATTGCAGAAGGACTTAGAAGGCTTGCTATCAACCTGGAAAGATATAATGGAGCATGCAAAATCTGCAGCTCTTGCTGCAGATGAAGGTGTTGAAGGGGCAGTTCCTGTAATTTTGCATAGAGCAATGGGCCAAACTCTTTCTGTTGCGCAGGACTATTTTAATGAGAAG GTTGACAACATGGTGGTTGATTCTCCTAGGACATACCATGAG GTTACCAGCTACCTTCAGGATATTGCACCCGATCTTTGTGATCGAGTTGAGTTATACAACAAAAGAATTCCGATCTTTGATGAATATGGCATTGAAGAAGAGATTGATAACATGCTTAGTAAAAG AGTCCCGCTCGTTACTGGAGGCTCTTTAGTAATTGAACAAACAGAGGCTTTAGTCTCCATCGATGTGAATGGAGGACACGGAATGCTTGGTCAAGAGAGTTCACAAGAAAGAGCTATTCTTGATGTCAACCTTGCAGCCGCAAAGCAA ATAGCAAGGGAGCTGCGCCTCAGGGATATAGGTGGCATTATCGTGGTGGATTTCATTGATATGGTTGATGATT CAAATAAGAGGATGGTctatgaagaaataaaaaaagctGTTGATAGGGACCGGTCAATTGTGAAAGTCTCAGAGTTGTCTAGGCATGGACTGATGGAAATAACGAGAAAGAGG GTTCGCCCTAGTGTAACGTTTATGATTAGTGAGCCATGCATTTGCTGCCATGGTACTGGGCGGGTTGAGGCATTGGAGACTTCCTTTTCAAAGATTGAACATGAAATTTGTCGGCTACTC GCATCATCAAATGTGAAGGGAAACCTAGAAAACCCGAAGTCTTGGCCGAGATTTGTTCTGATGGTGGATCGTTACATGTGCAACTACTTAACATCAGGAAAAAGAACAAGACTTGCACTGTTGAGTAGTTCTCTGAAAGTATGGCTTCTTTTAAAG GTTGCCAGAGGGTTTACGAGAGGTTCCTTTGAGGTGAAACCATTTGTAGAGGAGAAGGAGAACACTAACCAGAACCGAGCTGCTGCCATTTCCAGATTACGACCAACGGAAGCTGGCACCAAAGTTACTTTATTTCCGGTCAAAAAGTGGAAATCTAGTCGCAAATGA